CGCCCATTTTGGTAGAGCCAGATATTAACACGTTTAACCTTGATAGTCGTTTAATTAAAAATAGCCTAACCCCAAATACTAAGGTGGTTTTAATGACACATTTATATGGACAATTGTGTGATGTAAATGCAATAAGAAGTATATGTGATAACCACCAATTAATATTAATTGATGATTGCGCACAATCTCATGGCGCGCGATTAAACAGCAAATTAATTAGTGGTAATTTATGTGATGCTTCTGCACACAGTTTTTATCCAACAAAAAACTTAGGAGCTTTAGGAGATGCTGGAGCAGTAACCACAAACGATAACACATTAGCAGAACGCATAAAAAGTTTGAGAAATTATGGGTTTAATGAACGCTACGTGGCAGATTATGAAGGCGTAAACTCAAGATTAGATGACGTGCAGGCTAGCACCTTAAATATAAAACTTAAATTCCTAGATGAGGATAATGCCTCTAGGCAACATATTGCTAAAAGGTATGTTACTGAGATACAAAACGAGGCCATAATTTTACCATTATATGATAATTCTCAATGTCACGTATTTCATCTGTTTGTTGTAAGGGTAGCTAATAGAACTGCATTTTCAACCTATTTAAAAAATAACGCGATAGGATATAATATACATTATCCTGTTGCTCCACATAAGCAGCAAGCATTACAAGAGTTAAGTAAATTGAGTTTTCCAATTTCAGAGAAAATACATGATGAAGTAATTAGTTTACCTTGCCATCCTATGTTAACTGATACAGAAGTGTCTACCATTATTAACGTTGTTAATGCTTATAAATGAAGTTTTTAAATCGGCTTATAGGTGGTAATGTACTTTTAAAAGTAACATCTCTTAATTCTTTGAGTGTTATAGCCCAAATGGTATGTGGTTTAATAATATCTAAAGTAATAGCAGTTTTTGTAGGGCCACAAGGAATGACGCTTATAGGAAATCTTAGAAATTTTTTAGGCGCCGCACAACAAGTTAGTATTCTAGGTATGTATAATGGTATTGTAAAATATACCGCAGAATTTAAAGACGACAACCTTGAGCTTAAAAAGCTATTTTCTACAAGCTTCTATTTTGGTGCGTTCTCGACCATACTTAGTGCGCTTATCATATATTTTAATGCTGGTGTTATAAATGCATATCTTTTTGAAGGCGAAGATTATACAAGTGTAATTAAAGCCATATCCTTTGCGTTACCATTTTATTCGCTTAACTTTTTTTGTATTGCAATAATAAATGGATTTTCTAAGTACAAAAATTATGTGTTAATCACATTTGCATCAACATTACTTGGTATGCTCATAACTGTTACATTAATATGGCAACAGCAATTAACAGGCGCATTGTATGCTATTGTGGTAGTACCTGCATTAAATTTTTTAGTCACGTTGGTTCTTATATTAAACCAAAAGAACTTTGCATCGTTTCTTACCTTAAATTCAATTTCTAATAGTTACATAAAACGGTTAGGGAGTTTTGCTATTATGAAATTAGTTTCGGCAATAAGTTTACCATTAATTATGATTGCCATAAGAACTGAAATAGTAACAGTACAAAGTGCCACAGAAGCAGGTTACTGGGAAGCAATGAATAGAATTTCTAACTATTACTTGGTCTTTTTCACCACATTACTTACACTATATATTCTTCCTAAGCTCTCTGAGATTAATGATCCTAAAGCATTTAGAAAAGAAATATTTGGCTTCTATAAAACCATTTTACCATTATTTGCTGCTGGAATGTTAATTATATATGTGTTAAAAACCTATATCATACAAATTGTTCTTACAGATGAGTTTTTACCAATGTCATCTTTATTCTTTTGGCAGCTAAGTGGAGACCTAGTAAAAATTGCAAGTATTGTAATCGCCTATCAATTCCTAGCAAAGAATATGTTTTGGCATTATATTTTTGTCGAGGTAGGTTCAGTTTTAACCATTTACTTTTCTAGTCTTTATTTTATAAATACTTATGGTTTTGTAGGTGCTTCTATGGCACATTTATTTAGTTATACTATACACTTTATAGTAGTACTTATAATATTTAGGAAAGCTCTTTTTAATCTCAAATTTTAAGGAAGGAGAATTTATTCTTTTACTGAATTATAAACTTCAATATATTGTTTACTAACGGTTTCAAGGTTATGATACTTGGATACAAATAGTTTAGCATTATATCCTATTGATGCTATCTTCTTAGGGTTTTCAATAAGCTCACTAAGCTTTTCCACTAAATATGTGACATCAGGTTTTGCATTTATGCAGACGTCTTCCTGCAAATTGTAGTGCTCATAAAAACAACGTTCTGCTCCAGTAAAGACAACCTTCCCTTTTGCCATAGCTTCTAGAGCATTGTAGCCTTGATCGTAAGAATAAATTTGGTCTAAATGTATATGAGCAGAATTATTAGCTCTAACATACTCGTTGTACGGCAAACTATACGTAGAAGTGATTTTAACTTGATCCTTATAGTTCTCTTTAATACTCTTTAAAGCATCTTCAAAATAGGCGTTTCCTTTCTTAATATAATTACTGTTACTTATACCATGAAAAATATGAATAGGCGTTGTAGGCAATTCAGAAGGAAATTCTAATGCATTATGATCAATTGGCGTTGGTATTAATTTTGTCGTTTTAAGATTCCCTTTTAGTGATAATAGATAGTCCATATCTGTAGGAATTATGGCATCTACATTATTTACAACATAGCTATATTGAGACCTATAAGCTTTTGAAGTGTATTTTAAAGTATATTTAAACGCACTTGCAGTTACCTTTTTATGCTTTAAAGGTGTTAATAAATTATAGGGTTTGTCATTATTTAGCAACCAATCTACAAAGTGAGTATCATCTCCACAAGCACTTAAAACAACAGATTTATTATGTTTAAAAATTGATTGTAATACAGATTTTGCCAACCAAGGATATGTAAATAAAGCATCTGAATTTATAAGTTGTACAACATCATAATTCTTAAACTTAGATTTTAGAAATTGGTAACGTACGCCTTGTTCTACCTTTAGAAGATCTATTTTGAATAAGGTGTAAATTGCATTTTTAAATTTTCTAGGAATATAATATTTAGAGAACCAAACAGGCTTTGTTGAAATATCTACAGGATAGTTTTTATAGTTGTCACCATCACCAACTAAAACAACAGTATGTCCTAATTGTTGTAAGCCTTTTTTTAGGGAGTTATGAAACCCACTATATTCGCCAATAAGAAGAATCTTCATAATGATGGATAATGCTATCTTTGTAAAGATACTATTCTTATGGGTTTGTCAAATCTTTTGTTTGTTACGTTAAGACGTGTAAAGTACACGTGGCTATCTTCAGCTAAACGAGTTGTAGGTTCGCCTATTAAACACCAACCTCTTTTGCTTAATGGGTTAGGAGAGTTAAAATTTGGGAGAGCCAATCATTTTGGTGTCATAAGATCTCCACATTATTATACAGGATATAGTTATATAGAGGCTAGAGAAGTAACCGCTAGTGTTACAATTGGTCATAATTTTAATGCAAACAATAATCTTAGCATAGTTGCAGAACATGCTTCTATCTCAATAGGAGACAATGTGGTTTGCGGGTACAATGTACAGATATATGATTCTAATTTTCACGACTTACATTCAACTAATCGAATGGAAAATAAAGGAACATCTTCTTCAGTTAAAATTGAGAACAATGTTTTTATAGGTAATAATGTTGTGATTTTAAAAGGTGTTATTATAGGAGAAAATGCAGTTATTGGCAGTAATGCAGTTGTAACTAAAAACGTTCCTAGTAATGTTATAGTGGCAGGAAATCCTGCAGTACAAGTTAATACAGTAAAGGTTTAGGTTTTGACGATTTCTACATTAAAGCATACTATTCAAGAAGAATTAAAAGATGTGTATCCTGTACAAGAAATTCACAATTTTTTTGTGCTACTGTCTGAAGCTTATTTAAAAATGTCTCGTTTAGATATTGTAATGAACCCTGACACTGTAGTTTCAGCTGCTATTCTTGCTAATTTTACTGAAGCATTTAAACGACTAAAAGTTTTTGAACCAATTCAATATATAATTGGAGAAACAGAATTCTTCGACCTTAATTTTAAAGTGACTCCAGATGTATTAATACCACGTCCAGAAACCGAAGATTTAGTTAGGTGGATTATACAGGACCAACACAAAACGAATTTAGACGTTTTAGACCTCTGTACAGGCAGTGGTTGTATAGCAATTAGTCTTAGTAAATATTTAAAAGATGCAACAGTATCTGCTTTAGATATATCTACTAGTGCATTGGCTATCGCTAAAGAAAACGCTGAGAATAATAATACTAATATTCATTTTTTACTTAAAGATATTCTTGCTTCAGACAGCTTACCACAACACTATGATGTTATAGTTTCTAATCCTCCTTATGTGAGAAATTTAGAGAAGGATTTAATGAGTAACAATGTACTTGAGCACGAACCACATTTAGCATTATTTGTTGAAGACGATAACCCTTTAATATTTTATAATAAAATAATAAGTCTATCTAAAACGCACCTTAAACCAAATGGCACATTATATTTAGAGATTAATGAATTTTTGGGAGAGGCAACTCAAGCTCTTTTAGATTCAGATTCTTTTACCAATATTGAATTAAAGAAAGATATCTTTGGAAAAGATAGAATGCTTAAAGCCACTTTAACTTTATAAAATTATGAGTAAACTAACCGCTATTGCAGTATTTTGTGGGAGCAGCCCAAGTAATGATGATGCAATTTTTAGAGCAGCTTATGGTGTTGGAAAACACTTAGCCACTCATAAATTAGATATTGTTTTTGGTGGAAGTAAATTGGGCTTAATGGGTCAGGTCGCACAAGGAGCTTTAGATGCAGGCGGAAATGTAATTGGTGTTATTCCAGAGTTTCTAAGAACAAAAGAAGTAGTACACAATCATTTAACCGAGTTAATTATTACAGACTCTATGCAAGAGCGAAAGCTTAAGATGCACGAATTAAGTGATGGTATAATAACGTTACCTGGTGGTTTTGGCACTTTTGAAGAGCTTTTTGAAATGCTAACTTGGGCACAATTAGGACTTCATAAAAAACCAATAGGAATTTTAAATACTAATGGGTACTATGATGATTTGCTAGTGATGTTAAAAACAATGGTTAACAAAGAATTGCTTACTAAAGAAAATTATGAACTCTTGTTGGTAGATTCAGATTTAGACCAATTAATTAAAAAGATGGAAAGCTTTACACCACTACCAGTTCCTGAGTGGATGAATAAAGACCAAGCTTAAAAATGATAAGCATTACCAACCAAATAAGCTTAAAAGAGATTACACAACAAGATTCGACCTCACTTTTTCAATTAATGAAAGTCGTTTATACAAAAGCCTATAGTTATCTTTGGGAAGAACAAGGCGAATGGTATTTAAACCTTAACTGGACACCTAGTCAGATATCAAAAGAATTAAGCGATCCTAATGCAAGCTATTATTTTGTGTTAGTTGAAAATGAAGCAAAAGGTATTTTAAGGTTTGTAAGAGATGCAGAGTTTAAAGACAAAAAAGATCTAAAATCTTTAAAATTGCATAGGTTGTACTTAGATGATAGCATTCATGGAATAG
This region of Croceibacter atlanticus HTCC2559 genomic DNA includes:
- a CDS encoding DegT/DnrJ/EryC1/StrS family aminotransferase — its product is MIPFLNLRQLNSKYDTAFKNAYRDVLDSGYYILGEQVSLFEYNYASYCQVEHCIGTGNGLDALTLILKGYMSLGKLSKGDEVIVASNTYIATILAVKLAGLTPILVEPDINTFNLDSRLIKNSLTPNTKVVLMTHLYGQLCDVNAIRSICDNHQLILIDDCAQSHGARLNSKLISGNLCDASAHSFYPTKNLGALGDAGAVTTNDNTLAERIKSLRNYGFNERYVADYEGVNSRLDDVQASTLNIKLKFLDEDNASRQHIAKRYVTEIQNEAIILPLYDNSQCHVFHLFVVRVANRTAFSTYLKNNAIGYNIHYPVAPHKQQALQELSKLSFPISEKIHDEVISLPCHPMLTDTEVSTIINVVNAYK
- a CDS encoding O-antigen translocase — protein: MKFLNRLIGGNVLLKVTSLNSLSVIAQMVCGLIISKVIAVFVGPQGMTLIGNLRNFLGAAQQVSILGMYNGIVKYTAEFKDDNLELKKLFSTSFYFGAFSTILSALIIYFNAGVINAYLFEGEDYTSVIKAISFALPFYSLNFFCIAIINGFSKYKNYVLITFASTLLGMLITVTLIWQQQLTGALYAIVVVPALNFLVTLVLILNQKNFASFLTLNSISNSYIKRLGSFAIMKLVSAISLPLIMIAIRTEIVTVQSATEAGYWEAMNRISNYYLVFFTTLLTLYILPKLSEINDPKAFRKEIFGFYKTILPLFAAGMLIIYVLKTYIIQIVLTDEFLPMSSLFFWQLSGDLVKIASIVIAYQFLAKNMFWHYIFVEVGSVLTIYFSSLYFINTYGFVGASMAHLFSYTIHFIVVLIIFRKALFNLKF
- a CDS encoding glycosyltransferase; amino-acid sequence: MKILLIGEYSGFHNSLKKGLQQLGHTVVLVGDGDNYKNYPVDISTKPVWFSKYYIPRKFKNAIYTLFKIDLLKVEQGVRYQFLKSKFKNYDVVQLINSDALFTYPWLAKSVLQSIFKHNKSVVLSACGDDTHFVDWLLNNDKPYNLLTPLKHKKVTASAFKYTLKYTSKAYRSQYSYVVNNVDAIIPTDMDYLLSLKGNLKTTKLIPTPIDHNALEFPSELPTTPIHIFHGISNSNYIKKGNAYFEDALKSIKENYKDQVKITSTYSLPYNEYVRANNSAHIHLDQIYSYDQGYNALEAMAKGKVVFTGAERCFYEHYNLQEDVCINAKPDVTYLVEKLSELIENPKKIASIGYNAKLFVSKYHNLETVSKQYIEVYNSVKE
- a CDS encoding acyltransferase, translating into MGLSNLLFVTLRRVKYTWLSSAKRVVGSPIKHQPLLLNGLGELKFGRANHFGVIRSPHYYTGYSYIEAREVTASVTIGHNFNANNNLSIVAEHASISIGDNVVCGYNVQIYDSNFHDLHSTNRMENKGTSSSVKIENNVFIGNNVVILKGVIIGENAVIGSNAVVTKNVPSNVIVAGNPAVQVNTVKV
- the prmC gene encoding peptide chain release factor N(5)-glutamine methyltransferase; amino-acid sequence: MTISTLKHTIQEELKDVYPVQEIHNFFVLLSEAYLKMSRLDIVMNPDTVVSAAILANFTEAFKRLKVFEPIQYIIGETEFFDLNFKVTPDVLIPRPETEDLVRWIIQDQHKTNLDVLDLCTGSGCIAISLSKYLKDATVSALDISTSALAIAKENAENNNTNIHFLLKDILASDSLPQHYDVIVSNPPYVRNLEKDLMSNNVLEHEPHLALFVEDDNPLIFYNKIISLSKTHLKPNGTLYLEINEFLGEATQALLDSDSFTNIELKKDIFGKDRMLKATLTL
- a CDS encoding LOG family protein → MSKLTAIAVFCGSSPSNDDAIFRAAYGVGKHLATHKLDIVFGGSKLGLMGQVAQGALDAGGNVIGVIPEFLRTKEVVHNHLTELIITDSMQERKLKMHELSDGIITLPGGFGTFEELFEMLTWAQLGLHKKPIGILNTNGYYDDLLVMLKTMVNKELLTKENYELLLVDSDLDQLIKKMESFTPLPVPEWMNKDQA
- a CDS encoding GNAT family N-acetyltransferase; its protein translation is MISITNQISLKEITQQDSTSLFQLMKVVYTKAYSYLWEEQGEWYLNLNWTPSQISKELSDPNASYYFVLVENEAKGILRFVRDAEFKDKKDLKSLKLHRLYLDDSIHGIGVGKHIMTWVEQYAKDNKFHGVWLEAMDTKVQALEFYKRCGYKITSNFRLDFKRMHPKYRGMHNMYKTLE